A region from the Chrysoperla carnea chromosome 4, inChrCarn1.1, whole genome shotgun sequence genome encodes:
- the LOC123298730 gene encoding programmed cell death protein 7-like, protein MADPRIRTLKIKIGVVKRLTKEKIVYEKEAEQQKERIEKFKSDGKDEYDIRKQEEVLQEALMMVPDCQRRLLKAYEELKLIIDNEADLKELEEYANAIKALEEAQPELPSKEEPHVCNNLNFASPFNLTETQPPQLPPQPTNYNPYYQNFAVDNFNPYEYYNYHQQIALDQSWINNWLVQKSLTKKPPEKPSSEDEKLTISGAQETLKKCCMILNRLKDFESDLKTNIDTMSNMSWEQKLMEIDKQKAVLLNSLTSFDNAAMLTKLQKEIKKRKRKREYLKTKKIERRNQLTIVYNRRQQLHKSINQWLNEQKEQVEKVKRDEYLKRDADCVLSEVTKKKTDARRQLALLSSLIKLREVREKAASSRGEKNSLEDSNTFLTITERLKNMWQKALKSYTMEERGLRVMLDMKSKTTETKDDKNKKIIKEWSLALFGPTFVPSDAYWVLTCAERDLEIFIALRKSWDTFLTSPNNNQGSSIPIGWILPQNPSSQLWTKYLDNSA, encoded by the exons atggCAGATCCTCGTATAAGgacgttaaaaattaaaattggcgtAGTTAAGCGacttacaaaagaaaaaattgtttatgagaAGGAGGCTGAACAACAAAAGGAacgtattgaaaaatttaagagtGATGGCAAAGATGAATATGACATTCGAAAACAAGAAGAAGTTTTACag GAAGCTTTAATGATGGTGCCAGATTGTCAAAGACGTTTGTTGAAAGCATACGAAGAATTAAAGTTAATCATTGATAACGAAGCTGATTTAAAAGAATTGGAAGAATACGCAAACGCAATAAAAGCTTTAGAAGAAGCTCAACCAGAATTACCTTCTAAAGAAGAACCACACGTTTGT aataatttaaattttgcatcACCATTTAATCTAACAGAAACACAGCCTCCACAACTTCCTCCACAGCCCACAAATTATAATCCGTATTATCAGAATTTCGCTGTAGATAATTTTAATCCTTAcgaatattataattatcatcAACAAATAGCGTTAGATCAAAGTTGGATTAATAATTGGTTAGTCCAAAAAAGTTTAACAAAGAAGCCACCAGAGAAACCGTCTAGTGAAgatgaaaaattaacaatatcgGGTGCTCAAgaaaccttaaaaaaatgttgtatgattttaaatcgattaaaaGATTTTGAATCTGACCTCAAAACGAATATTGATACGATGTCAAATATGTCATGGgaacaaaaattaatggaaattgATAAACAGAAGGCAgtacttttaaattcattaacatCGTTTGATAATGCAGCGATGTTAACgaaattacaaaaagaaattaaaaaacgtaaaCGTAAAagggaatatttaaaaacgaagaaaattGAAAGAAGAAATCAGTTAACGATTGTTTATAATCGTCGCCAACAGCTACATAAGTCTATTAATCAATGGCTAAATGAACAAAAGGAACAAGTTGAAAAAGTGAAACGg gACGAATATTTAAAACGTGATGCTGATTGTGTTTTATCAGAagtaacaaagaaaaaaacagaCGCTCGGCGTCAATTGGCATTGTTGTCTTCGTTAATTAAATTACGTGAAGTAAGAGAAAAAGCTGCCTCATCACGcggagaaaaaaattcattagaaGATAGTAATACGTTTTTAACAATTACAG aacgaCTGAAAAATATGTGGCAGAAAGCACTCAAATCTTACACTATGGAAGAACGAGGTTTACGTGTTATGCTGGATATGAAATCAAAAACAACTGAAACTAAagatgataaaaacaaaaaaattattaaagaatggAGTTTAGCTTTATTTGGACCGACATTCGTTCCGTCTGATGCTTATTGGGTTTTAACTTGTGCCGAAAGGGATTTAGAGATATTTATTGCCCTTAG gaAAAGTTGGGATACGTTTTTAACTTCACCAAATAATAATCAAGGTTCAAGTATTCCAATTGGTTGGATTTTACCACAAAATCCGTCATCACAACTGTGGACGAAGTATTTAGATAATAGTGCGTAA
- the LOC123298728 gene encoding uncharacterized protein LOC123298728 encodes MWFEILPAAFIIGGAIAFPGLCIIVMNKLIHGNIYNKDLTLPLDRRYYLRDTRLSNNPYKQFGLETIEDDKPGDDGGGSSGICKLGGIMDTNQSHPQNVDSPLSTNHNNSNPPPQDGKSKDKKDQPSESVKTDVPDGPKKKTDEPKKKRTDSQIELKKDIILGSAGHGGPASARGAGHDDCFTDESPSDSTH; translated from the coding sequence ATGTGGTTTGAAATATTGCCAGCAGCCTTTATTATTGGAGGAGCAATAGCATTTCCTGGTCTATGTATAATTGTTATGAATAAACTCATTCATGGAAATATATACAACAAGGATCTGACGTTACCATTAGATAGACGTTATTACCTCAGAGACACGCGTCTCTCGAATAATCCATATAAACAATTTGGTCTAGAAACTATTGAAGATGATAAGCCCGGAGACGATGGCGGAGGGAGTAGTGGTATTTGTAAGCTTGGTGGTATTATGGACACTAATCAATCACATCCTCAAAACGTAGATTCACCACTTTCTACAAATCATAATAATTCTAATCCTCCACCACAAGATGGTAAATCAAAAGATAAAAAGGATCAACCTAGTGAGTCGGTAAAAACAGATGTTCCCGATGGAcctaaaaagaaaaccgatGAACCTAAAAAGAAAAGAACTGATTCACAAATAGAATTGAAGAAAGATATTATTCTTGGCAGTGCAGGCCATGGTGGGCCTGCGTCAGCTAGAGGAGCAGGTCATGATGACTGTTTTACTGATGAAAGCCCTTCTGATTCTACACATTAA
- the LOC123297643 gene encoding WW domain-binding protein 11 codes for MGRRSINTTKSGKFMNPTDQARKEARKKELKKNKKQRQLVRAAVLKGKDPLQLIEEMEKIDQMEYNVLQPSPLNEKVLKEKRRKLKETLDRVLKMYNKDDPEKWVELRRARVEYEKRRGQLIHFYESVKHAQQVQIDDIPLPAMSEHMYPPSQLHFPSLTSQIPLPMDLNVPLPPPTIIQPVGILKKTTAYRAPGDKKAPGVPPGPPPDLLEYDEEEDVETPQETSESTTAKTIRFADNVAESETDKSETVPTTPAPKPTSLQQRMLQLSGQNIDEFMKEMEVVHKKRELDRAADISARLSSLDKTENKEKEELPPPGTENDPPEPTPATTAALNADLPPGIEPSEMIQQQLQSNQMIFRPPPPIRPPTAPPALMAVRLPPGRPTLPPGPPPGLPPRLGMRLPPGPPPGMPPRMMRMPGLPPRPPLPPPQPSGGSNAQAANTPNVLSAGPQLINREIGPGKSATIMAKPQIRNLSADVTRFVPSALRVKREDKKPKGVTRAMVQELKQQEILKPVTSQPTKDDAYMQFMREMEGLL; via the exons ATGGGTAGACGTTCAATTAATACCACTAAAAGTGGTAAATTTATGAATCCAACAGATCAAGCTC GGAAGGAGGCACGTAAAAAAgagttaaagaaaaataaaaaacaaaggcAATTAGTCCGAGCTGCTGTACTAAAAGGAAAAGATCCATTGCAACTTATTgaagaaatggaaaaaattgatcaaatgg aatataaTGTACTCCAACCTTCACCTTTAAATGAAAaggttttaaaagaaaaacgtagaaaattaaaagaaactttagatcgtgtgttaaaaatgtat AATAAAGATGATCCAGAGAAATGGGTAGAACTGCGACGCGCACGAGTTGAATATGAAAAACGAAGAGGACAGCTAATACACTTTTATGAAAGTGTTAAACATGcacaacaagttcaaattgatgaCATTCCCTTACCGGCAATGTCCGAACATATGTATCCGCCAAGTCAGCTACACTTTCCAAGTTTAACATCGCAAATTCCATTACCCATGGATTTAAATGTACCTTTACCGCCTCCAACAATTATTCAACCAGTTGGAATTCTGAAGAAAACAACCGCCTATCGA GCACCTGGAGATAAAAAAGCCCCCGGCGTGCCACCGGGACCACCCCCGGATCTCTTAGAATACGATGAAGAAGAAGATGTTGAAACCCCCCAAGAAACATCTGAATCTACAACGGCCAAAACAATTAGATTTGCAGATAATGTTGCTGAAAGTGAAACTGACAAATCGGAAACGGTACCCACAACTCCTGCGCCTAAGCCCACATCGTTACAACAAAGAATGCTTCAATTAAGTGGacaaaatattgatgaattCATGAAAGAAATGGAAGTTGTACACAAGAAACGAGAATTAGATAGAGCTGCTGATATTTCAGCAAGATTATCGTCCCTTGATAAAAcagaaaacaaagaaaaagaagaattaCCACCACCAGGAACTGAGAATGATCCACCTGAGCCAACACCTGCGACAACAGCAGCCTTAAATGCGGACTTACCGCCTGGAATAGAACCTTCTGAAATGATTCAACAACAATTACAATCAAATCAAATGATTTTCAGACCTCCTCCGCCAATAAGACCCCCAACAGCACCACCTGCATTAATGGCAGTTCGCTTACCTCCTGGAAGACCTACACTTCCACCCGGTCCACCACCAGGATTACCACCAAGATTAGGAATGCGCTTACCCCCAGGCCCACCACCAGGAATGCCTCCACGTATGATGCGTATGCCTGGTTTACCTCCCAGGCCGCCACTTCCACCTCCACAACCAAGTGGTGGAAGTAATGCACAAGCAGCGAATACACCAAATGTACTATCTGCTGGTCCGCAATTAATTAATCGAGAAATTGGACCAGGTAAAAGTGCAACAATTATGGCAAAACCACAAATTAGAAATCTTAGCGCAGATGTTACAAGATTTGTTCCGTCTGCATTGCGTGTAAAACGCGAAGATAAAAAACCAAAGGGTGTAACACGAGCTATGGTACAAGaattaaaacaacaagaaaTTTTGAAACCGGTTACGTCTCAACCGACTAAAGATGATGCATATATGCAGTTTATGCGTGAAATGGAAggacttttataa